From Arvicanthis niloticus isolate mArvNil1 chromosome 22, mArvNil1.pat.X, whole genome shotgun sequence, the proteins below share one genomic window:
- the Dazap1 gene encoding DAZ-associated protein 1 isoform X8 — MKDKTTNQSRGFGFVKFKDPNCVGTVLASRPHTLDGRNIDPKPCTPRGMQPERTRPKEGWQKGPRSDSSKSNKIFVGGIPHNCGETELREYFKKFGVVTEVVMIYDAEKQRPRGFGFITFEDEQSVDQAVNMHFHDIMGKKVEVKRAEPRDSKNQAPGQPGASQWGSRVAPSAANGWAGQPPPTWQQGYGPQGMWVPAGQAIGGYGPPPAGRGAPPPPPPFTSYIVSTPPGGFPPPQGFPQGYGAPPQFSFGYGPPPPPPDQFAPPGVPPPPATPGAAPLAFPPPPSQAAPDMSKPPAAQPDFPYGQYAGYGQDLSGFGQGFSDPSQQPPSYGGPSVPGSGGPPAGGSGFGRGQNHNVQGFHPYRR; from the exons ATGAAAGATAAAACCACCAACCAGTCTCGAGGCTTTGGATTTGTCAAGTTTAAAGACCCCAATTGTGTGGGGACAGTGCTGGCCAGCAGACCACACACCCTAGATGGCCGGAAT ATTGATCCGAAGCCATGCACACCTCGGGGGATGCAGCCAGAGCGAACAAGGCCCAAGGAAGGCTGG CAGAAAGGACCCAGGAGCGACAGCAGCAAATCCAACAAGATTTTTGTTGGGGGCATTCCCCACAACTGCGGCGAGACGGAGCTCAGGGAATACTTCAAGAAGTTTGGAGTG GTCACAGAGGTGGTTATGATCTATGATGCAGAGAAGCAGCGGCCTCGAG GTTTTGGATTTATTACTTTCGAGGACGAACAATCAGTGGACCAGGCTGTCAACATGCATTTTCACGACATCATGGGCAAAAAA GTGGAGGTTAAACGGGCTGAACCTCGGGACAGCAAAAACCAagcaccaggacagccaggagccaGCCAGTGGGGCAGCCGAGTGGCACCCAGTGCAGCCAACGGCTGGGCAGGCCAACCCCCACCAACGTGGCAACAAGGATATGGCCCACAAG GAATGTGGGTGCCAGCAGGACAGGCTATTG GTGGCTATGGCCCACCCCCTGCGGGCAGAGgagccccacccccgcccccacccttCACCTCCTACATCGTATCCACACCGCCTGGAGGCTTCCCCCCACCACAGGGCTTCCCACAGGGCTATGGTGCTCCACCACAGTTCA GTTTTGGCTACggtcctccacccccaccccctgatcAGTTTGCTCCTCCAGGGGTCCCCCCTCCACCTGCCACCCCAGGGGCTGCCCCGCTGGCCTTCCCACCACCTCCGTCTCAGGCTGCCCCAGACATGAGCAAACCCCCAGCAGCCCAGCCGGACTTCCCCTATGGTCAGTATG CAGGTTACGGGCAGGACTTGAGCGGCTTTGGCCAGGGCTTCTCGGACCCCAGCCAGCAGCCACCCTCCTATGGGGGTCCCTCTGTGCCGGGCTCAGGGGGTCCCCCCGCTGGCGGCAGTGGCTTCGGACGCGGGCAGAACCACAACGTGCAGGGCTTCCATCCCTACCGGCGCTAG
- the Dazap1 gene encoding DAZ-associated protein 1 isoform X9 — translation MIGQTGTTQMETVCQGGLEVSSTDCCPGSLTCSAKAVTCRKLFVGGLDWSTTQETLRSYFSQYGEVVDSVIMKDKTTNQSRGFGFVKFKDPNCVGTVLASRPHTLDGRNIDPKPCTPRGMQPERTRPKEGWQKGPRSDSSKSNKIFVGGIPHNCGETELREYFKKFGVVTEVVMIYDAEKQRPRGFGFITFEDEQSVDQAVNMHFHDIMGKKVEVKRAEPRDSKNQAPGQPGASQWGSRVAPSAANGWAGQPPPTWQQGYGPQGMWVPAGQAIGGYGPPPAGRGAPPPPPPFTSYIVSTPPGGFPPPQGFPQGYGAPPQFSFGYGPPPPPPDQFAPPGVPPPPATPGAAPLAFPPPPSQAAPDMSKPPAAQPDFPYGQYAGYGQDLSGFGQGFSDPSQQPPSYGGPSVPGSGGPPAGGSGFGRGQNHNVQGFHPYRR, via the exons GAAGCTCTTTGTGGGCGGCCTGGACTGGAGTACCACTCAAG AGACTCTACGCAGCTACTTTTCCCAATATGGTGAGGTTGTGGATTCTGTCATCATGAAAGATAAAACCACCAACCAGTCTCGAGGCTTTGGATTTGTCAAGTTTAAAGACCCCAATTGTGTGGGGACAGTGCTGGCCAGCAGACCACACACCCTAGATGGCCGGAAT ATTGATCCGAAGCCATGCACACCTCGGGGGATGCAGCCAGAGCGAACAAGGCCCAAGGAAGGCTGG CAGAAAGGACCCAGGAGCGACAGCAGCAAATCCAACAAGATTTTTGTTGGGGGCATTCCCCACAACTGCGGCGAGACGGAGCTCAGGGAATACTTCAAGAAGTTTGGAGTG GTCACAGAGGTGGTTATGATCTATGATGCAGAGAAGCAGCGGCCTCGAG GTTTTGGATTTATTACTTTCGAGGACGAACAATCAGTGGACCAGGCTGTCAACATGCATTTTCACGACATCATGGGCAAAAAA GTGGAGGTTAAACGGGCTGAACCTCGGGACAGCAAAAACCAagcaccaggacagccaggagccaGCCAGTGGGGCAGCCGAGTGGCACCCAGTGCAGCCAACGGCTGGGCAGGCCAACCCCCACCAACGTGGCAACAAGGATATGGCCCACAAG GAATGTGGGTGCCAGCAGGACAGGCTATTG GTGGCTATGGCCCACCCCCTGCGGGCAGAGgagccccacccccgcccccacccttCACCTCCTACATCGTATCCACACCGCCTGGAGGCTTCCCCCCACCACAGGGCTTCCCACAGGGCTATGGTGCTCCACCACAGTTCA GTTTTGGCTACggtcctccacccccaccccctgatcAGTTTGCTCCTCCAGGGGTCCCCCCTCCACCTGCCACCCCAGGGGCTGCCCCGCTGGCCTTCCCACCACCTCCGTCTCAGGCTGCCCCAGACATGAGCAAACCCCCAGCAGCCCAGCCGGACTTCCCCTATGGTCAGTATG CAGGTTACGGGCAGGACTTGAGCGGCTTTGGCCAGGGCTTCTCGGACCCCAGCCAGCAGCCACCCTCCTATGGGGGTCCCTCTGTGCCGGGCTCAGGGGGTCCCCCCGCTGGCGGCAGTGGCTTCGGACGCGGGCAGAACCACAACGTGCAGGGCTTCCATCCCTACCGGCGCTAG
- the Dazap1 gene encoding DAZ-associated protein 1 isoform X1: protein MIGQTGTTQMETVCQGGLEVSSTDCCPGSLTCSAKAVTCRKLFVGGLDWSTTQETLRSYFSQYGEVVDSVIMKDKTTNQSRGFGFVKFKDPNCVGTVLASRPHTLDGRNIDPKPCTPRGMQPERTRPKEGWKGPRSDSSKSNKIFVGGIPHNCGETELREYFKKFGVVTEVVMIYDAEKQRPRGFGFITFEDEQSVDQAVNMHFHDIMGKKVEVKRAEPRDSKNQAPGQPGASQWGSRVAPSAANGWAGQPPPTWQQGYGPQGMWVPAGQAIGGYGPPPAGRGAPPPPPPFTSYIVSTPPGGFPPPQGFPQGYGAPPQFSFGYGPPPPPPDQFAPPGVPPPPATPGAAPLAFPPPPSQAAPDMSKPPAAQPDFPYGQYAGYGQDLSGFGQGFSDPSQQPPSYGGPSVPGSGGPPAGGSGFGRGQNHNVQGFHPYRR from the exons GAAGCTCTTTGTGGGCGGCCTGGACTGGAGTACCACTCAAG AGACTCTACGCAGCTACTTTTCCCAATATGGTGAGGTTGTGGATTCTGTCATCATGAAAGATAAAACCACCAACCAGTCTCGAGGCTTTGGATTTGTCAAGTTTAAAGACCCCAATTGTGTGGGGACAGTGCTGGCCAGCAGACCACACACCCTAGATGGCCGGAAT ATTGATCCGAAGCCATGCACACCTCGGGGGATGCAGCCAGAGCGAACAAGGCCCAAGGAAGGCTGG AAAGGACCCAGGAGCGACAGCAGCAAATCCAACAAGATTTTTGTTGGGGGCATTCCCCACAACTGCGGCGAGACGGAGCTCAGGGAATACTTCAAGAAGTTTGGAGTG GTCACAGAGGTGGTTATGATCTATGATGCAGAGAAGCAGCGGCCTCGAG GTTTTGGATTTATTACTTTCGAGGACGAACAATCAGTGGACCAGGCTGTCAACATGCATTTTCACGACATCATGGGCAAAAAA GTGGAGGTTAAACGGGCTGAACCTCGGGACAGCAAAAACCAagcaccaggacagccaggagccaGCCAGTGGGGCAGCCGAGTGGCACCCAGTGCAGCCAACGGCTGGGCAGGCCAACCCCCACCAACGTGGCAACAAGGATATGGCCCACAAG GAATGTGGGTGCCAGCAGGACAGGCTATTG GTGGCTATGGCCCACCCCCTGCGGGCAGAGgagccccacccccgcccccacccttCACCTCCTACATCGTATCCACACCGCCTGGAGGCTTCCCCCCACCACAGGGCTTCCCACAGGGCTATGGTGCTCCACCACAGTTCA GTTTTGGCTACggtcctccacccccaccccctgatcAGTTTGCTCCTCCAGGGGTCCCCCCTCCACCTGCCACCCCAGGGGCTGCCCCGCTGGCCTTCCCACCACCTCCGTCTCAGGCTGCCCCAGACATGAGCAAACCCCCAGCAGCCCAGCCGGACTTCCCCTATGGTCAGTATG CAGGTTACGGGCAGGACTTGAGCGGCTTTGGCCAGGGCTTCTCGGACCCCAGCCAGCAGCCACCCTCCTATGGGGGTCCCTCTGTGCCGGGCTCAGGGGGTCCCCCCGCTGGCGGCAGTGGCTTCGGACGCGGGCAGAACCACAACGTGCAGGGCTTCCATCCCTACCGGCGCTAG
- the Dazap1 gene encoding DAZ-associated protein 1 isoform X7 has translation MGKLFVGGLDWSTTQETLRSYFSQYGEVVDSVIMKDKTTNQSRGFGFVKFKDPNCVGTVLASRPHTLDGRNIDPKPCTPRGMQPERTRPKEGWKGPRSDSSKSNKIFVGGIPHNCGETELREYFKKFGVVTEVVMIYDAEKQRPRGFGFITFEDEQSVDQAVNMHFHDIMGKKVEVKRAEPRDSKNQAPGQPGASQWGSRVAPSAANGWAGQPPPTWQQGYGPQGMWVPAGQAIGGYGPPPAGRGAPPPPPPFTSYIVSTPPGGFPPPQGFPQGYGAPPQFSFGYGPPPPPPDQFAPPGVPPPPATPGAAPLAFPPPPSQAAPDMSKPPAAQPDFPYGQYGYGQDLSGFGQGFSDPSQQPPSYGGPSVPGSGGPPAGGSGFGRGQNHNVQGFHPYRR, from the exons GAAGCTCTTTGTGGGCGGCCTGGACTGGAGTACCACTCAAG AGACTCTACGCAGCTACTTTTCCCAATATGGTGAGGTTGTGGATTCTGTCATCATGAAAGATAAAACCACCAACCAGTCTCGAGGCTTTGGATTTGTCAAGTTTAAAGACCCCAATTGTGTGGGGACAGTGCTGGCCAGCAGACCACACACCCTAGATGGCCGGAAT ATTGATCCGAAGCCATGCACACCTCGGGGGATGCAGCCAGAGCGAACAAGGCCCAAGGAAGGCTGG AAAGGACCCAGGAGCGACAGCAGCAAATCCAACAAGATTTTTGTTGGGGGCATTCCCCACAACTGCGGCGAGACGGAGCTCAGGGAATACTTCAAGAAGTTTGGAGTG GTCACAGAGGTGGTTATGATCTATGATGCAGAGAAGCAGCGGCCTCGAG GTTTTGGATTTATTACTTTCGAGGACGAACAATCAGTGGACCAGGCTGTCAACATGCATTTTCACGACATCATGGGCAAAAAA GTGGAGGTTAAACGGGCTGAACCTCGGGACAGCAAAAACCAagcaccaggacagccaggagccaGCCAGTGGGGCAGCCGAGTGGCACCCAGTGCAGCCAACGGCTGGGCAGGCCAACCCCCACCAACGTGGCAACAAGGATATGGCCCACAAG GAATGTGGGTGCCAGCAGGACAGGCTATTG GTGGCTATGGCCCACCCCCTGCGGGCAGAGgagccccacccccgcccccacccttCACCTCCTACATCGTATCCACACCGCCTGGAGGCTTCCCCCCACCACAGGGCTTCCCACAGGGCTATGGTGCTCCACCACAGTTCA GTTTTGGCTACggtcctccacccccaccccctgatcAGTTTGCTCCTCCAGGGGTCCCCCCTCCACCTGCCACCCCAGGGGCTGCCCCGCTGGCCTTCCCACCACCTCCGTCTCAGGCTGCCCCAGACATGAGCAAACCCCCAGCAGCCCAGCCGGACTTCCCCTATGGTCAGTATG GTTACGGGCAGGACTTGAGCGGCTTTGGCCAGGGCTTCTCGGACCCCAGCCAGCAGCCACCCTCCTATGGGGGTCCCTCTGTGCCGGGCTCAGGGGGTCCCCCCGCTGGCGGCAGTGGCTTCGGACGCGGGCAGAACCACAACGTGCAGGGCTTCCATCCCTACCGGCGCTAG
- the Dazap1 gene encoding DAZ-associated protein 1 isoform X5 yields MNSAGADEIGKLFVGGLDWSTTQETLRSYFSQYGEVVDSVIMKDKTTNQSRGFGFVKFKDPNCVGTVLASRPHTLDGRNIDPKPCTPRGMQPERTRPKEGWKGPRSDSSKSNKIFVGGIPHNCGETELREYFKKFGVVTEVVMIYDAEKQRPRGFGFITFEDEQSVDQAVNMHFHDIMGKKVEVKRAEPRDSKNQAPGQPGASQWGSRVAPSAANGWAGQPPPTWQQGYGPQGMWVPAGQAIGGYGPPPAGRGAPPPPPPFTSYIVSTPPGGFPPPQGFPQGYGAPPQFSFGYGPPPPPPDQFAPPGVPPPPATPGAAPLAFPPPPSQAAPDMSKPPAAQPDFPYGQYGYGQDLSGFGQGFSDPSQQPPSYGGPSVPGSGGPPAGGSGFGRGQNHNVQGFHPYRR; encoded by the exons GAAGCTCTTTGTGGGCGGCCTGGACTGGAGTACCACTCAAG AGACTCTACGCAGCTACTTTTCCCAATATGGTGAGGTTGTGGATTCTGTCATCATGAAAGATAAAACCACCAACCAGTCTCGAGGCTTTGGATTTGTCAAGTTTAAAGACCCCAATTGTGTGGGGACAGTGCTGGCCAGCAGACCACACACCCTAGATGGCCGGAAT ATTGATCCGAAGCCATGCACACCTCGGGGGATGCAGCCAGAGCGAACAAGGCCCAAGGAAGGCTGG AAAGGACCCAGGAGCGACAGCAGCAAATCCAACAAGATTTTTGTTGGGGGCATTCCCCACAACTGCGGCGAGACGGAGCTCAGGGAATACTTCAAGAAGTTTGGAGTG GTCACAGAGGTGGTTATGATCTATGATGCAGAGAAGCAGCGGCCTCGAG GTTTTGGATTTATTACTTTCGAGGACGAACAATCAGTGGACCAGGCTGTCAACATGCATTTTCACGACATCATGGGCAAAAAA GTGGAGGTTAAACGGGCTGAACCTCGGGACAGCAAAAACCAagcaccaggacagccaggagccaGCCAGTGGGGCAGCCGAGTGGCACCCAGTGCAGCCAACGGCTGGGCAGGCCAACCCCCACCAACGTGGCAACAAGGATATGGCCCACAAG GAATGTGGGTGCCAGCAGGACAGGCTATTG GTGGCTATGGCCCACCCCCTGCGGGCAGAGgagccccacccccgcccccacccttCACCTCCTACATCGTATCCACACCGCCTGGAGGCTTCCCCCCACCACAGGGCTTCCCACAGGGCTATGGTGCTCCACCACAGTTCA GTTTTGGCTACggtcctccacccccaccccctgatcAGTTTGCTCCTCCAGGGGTCCCCCCTCCACCTGCCACCCCAGGGGCTGCCCCGCTGGCCTTCCCACCACCTCCGTCTCAGGCTGCCCCAGACATGAGCAAACCCCCAGCAGCCCAGCCGGACTTCCCCTATGGTCAGTATG GTTACGGGCAGGACTTGAGCGGCTTTGGCCAGGGCTTCTCGGACCCCAGCCAGCAGCCACCCTCCTATGGGGGTCCCTCTGTGCCGGGCTCAGGGGGTCCCCCCGCTGGCGGCAGTGGCTTCGGACGCGGGCAGAACCACAACGTGCAGGGCTTCCATCCCTACCGGCGCTAG
- the Dazap1 gene encoding DAZ-associated protein 1 isoform X3 has translation MNSAGADEIGKLFVGGLDWSTTQETLRSYFSQYGEVVDSVIMKDKTTNQSRGFGFVKFKDPNCVGTVLASRPHTLDGRNIDPKPCTPRGMQPERTRPKEGWQKGPRSDSSKSNKIFVGGIPHNCGETELREYFKKFGVVTEVVMIYDAEKQRPRGFGFITFEDEQSVDQAVNMHFHDIMGKKVEVKRAEPRDSKNQAPGQPGASQWGSRVAPSAANGWAGQPPPTWQQGYGPQGMWVPAGQAIGGYGPPPAGRGAPPPPPPFTSYIVSTPPGGFPPPQGFPQGYGAPPQFSFGYGPPPPPPDQFAPPGVPPPPATPGAAPLAFPPPPSQAAPDMSKPPAAQPDFPYGQYGYGQDLSGFGQGFSDPSQQPPSYGGPSVPGSGGPPAGGSGFGRGQNHNVQGFHPYRR, from the exons GAAGCTCTTTGTGGGCGGCCTGGACTGGAGTACCACTCAAG AGACTCTACGCAGCTACTTTTCCCAATATGGTGAGGTTGTGGATTCTGTCATCATGAAAGATAAAACCACCAACCAGTCTCGAGGCTTTGGATTTGTCAAGTTTAAAGACCCCAATTGTGTGGGGACAGTGCTGGCCAGCAGACCACACACCCTAGATGGCCGGAAT ATTGATCCGAAGCCATGCACACCTCGGGGGATGCAGCCAGAGCGAACAAGGCCCAAGGAAGGCTGG CAGAAAGGACCCAGGAGCGACAGCAGCAAATCCAACAAGATTTTTGTTGGGGGCATTCCCCACAACTGCGGCGAGACGGAGCTCAGGGAATACTTCAAGAAGTTTGGAGTG GTCACAGAGGTGGTTATGATCTATGATGCAGAGAAGCAGCGGCCTCGAG GTTTTGGATTTATTACTTTCGAGGACGAACAATCAGTGGACCAGGCTGTCAACATGCATTTTCACGACATCATGGGCAAAAAA GTGGAGGTTAAACGGGCTGAACCTCGGGACAGCAAAAACCAagcaccaggacagccaggagccaGCCAGTGGGGCAGCCGAGTGGCACCCAGTGCAGCCAACGGCTGGGCAGGCCAACCCCCACCAACGTGGCAACAAGGATATGGCCCACAAG GAATGTGGGTGCCAGCAGGACAGGCTATTG GTGGCTATGGCCCACCCCCTGCGGGCAGAGgagccccacccccgcccccacccttCACCTCCTACATCGTATCCACACCGCCTGGAGGCTTCCCCCCACCACAGGGCTTCCCACAGGGCTATGGTGCTCCACCACAGTTCA GTTTTGGCTACggtcctccacccccaccccctgatcAGTTTGCTCCTCCAGGGGTCCCCCCTCCACCTGCCACCCCAGGGGCTGCCCCGCTGGCCTTCCCACCACCTCCGTCTCAGGCTGCCCCAGACATGAGCAAACCCCCAGCAGCCCAGCCGGACTTCCCCTATGGTCAGTATG GTTACGGGCAGGACTTGAGCGGCTTTGGCCAGGGCTTCTCGGACCCCAGCCAGCAGCCACCCTCCTATGGGGGTCCCTCTGTGCCGGGCTCAGGGGGTCCCCCCGCTGGCGGCAGTGGCTTCGGACGCGGGCAGAACCACAACGTGCAGGGCTTCCATCCCTACCGGCGCTAG
- the Dazap1 gene encoding DAZ-associated protein 1 isoform X10: MMQRSSGLEVEVKRAEPRDSKNQAPGQPGASQWGSRVAPSAANGWAGQPPPTWQQGYGPQGMWVPAGQAIGGYGPPPAGRGAPPPPPPFTSYIVSTPPGGFPPPQGFPQGYGAPPQFSFGYGPPPPPPDQFAPPGVPPPPATPGAAPLAFPPPPSQAAPDMSKPPAAQPDFPYGQYAGYGQDLSGFGQGFSDPSQQPPSYGGPSVPGSGGPPAGGSGFGRGQNHNVQGFHPYRR, from the exons ATGATGCAGAGAAGCAGCGGCCTCGAG GTGGAGGTTAAACGGGCTGAACCTCGGGACAGCAAAAACCAagcaccaggacagccaggagccaGCCAGTGGGGCAGCCGAGTGGCACCCAGTGCAGCCAACGGCTGGGCAGGCCAACCCCCACCAACGTGGCAACAAGGATATGGCCCACAAG GAATGTGGGTGCCAGCAGGACAGGCTATTG GTGGCTATGGCCCACCCCCTGCGGGCAGAGgagccccacccccgcccccacccttCACCTCCTACATCGTATCCACACCGCCTGGAGGCTTCCCCCCACCACAGGGCTTCCCACAGGGCTATGGTGCTCCACCACAGTTCA GTTTTGGCTACggtcctccacccccaccccctgatcAGTTTGCTCCTCCAGGGGTCCCCCCTCCACCTGCCACCCCAGGGGCTGCCCCGCTGGCCTTCCCACCACCTCCGTCTCAGGCTGCCCCAGACATGAGCAAACCCCCAGCAGCCCAGCCGGACTTCCCCTATGGTCAGTATG CAGGTTACGGGCAGGACTTGAGCGGCTTTGGCCAGGGCTTCTCGGACCCCAGCCAGCAGCCACCCTCCTATGGGGGTCCCTCTGTGCCGGGCTCAGGGGGTCCCCCCGCTGGCGGCAGTGGCTTCGGACGCGGGCAGAACCACAACGTGCAGGGCTTCCATCCCTACCGGCGCTAG
- the Dazap1 gene encoding DAZ-associated protein 1 isoform X6 — protein sequence MGKLFVGGLDWSTTQETLRSYFSQYGEVVDSVIMKDKTTNQSRGFGFVKFKDPNCVGTVLASRPHTLDGRNIDPKPCTPRGMQPERTRPKEGWQKGPRSDSSKSNKIFVGGIPHNCGETELREYFKKFGVVTEVVMIYDAEKQRPRGFGFITFEDEQSVDQAVNMHFHDIMGKKVEVKRAEPRDSKNQAPGQPGASQWGSRVAPSAANGWAGQPPPTWQQGYGPQGMWVPAGQAIGGYGPPPAGRGAPPPPPPFTSYIVSTPPGGFPPPQGFPQGYGAPPQFSFGYGPPPPPPDQFAPPGVPPPPATPGAAPLAFPPPPSQAAPDMSKPPAAQPDFPYGQYAGYGQDLSGFGQGFSDPSQQPPSYGGPSVPGSGGPPAGGSGFGRGQNHNVQGFHPYRR from the exons GAAGCTCTTTGTGGGCGGCCTGGACTGGAGTACCACTCAAG AGACTCTACGCAGCTACTTTTCCCAATATGGTGAGGTTGTGGATTCTGTCATCATGAAAGATAAAACCACCAACCAGTCTCGAGGCTTTGGATTTGTCAAGTTTAAAGACCCCAATTGTGTGGGGACAGTGCTGGCCAGCAGACCACACACCCTAGATGGCCGGAAT ATTGATCCGAAGCCATGCACACCTCGGGGGATGCAGCCAGAGCGAACAAGGCCCAAGGAAGGCTGG CAGAAAGGACCCAGGAGCGACAGCAGCAAATCCAACAAGATTTTTGTTGGGGGCATTCCCCACAACTGCGGCGAGACGGAGCTCAGGGAATACTTCAAGAAGTTTGGAGTG GTCACAGAGGTGGTTATGATCTATGATGCAGAGAAGCAGCGGCCTCGAG GTTTTGGATTTATTACTTTCGAGGACGAACAATCAGTGGACCAGGCTGTCAACATGCATTTTCACGACATCATGGGCAAAAAA GTGGAGGTTAAACGGGCTGAACCTCGGGACAGCAAAAACCAagcaccaggacagccaggagccaGCCAGTGGGGCAGCCGAGTGGCACCCAGTGCAGCCAACGGCTGGGCAGGCCAACCCCCACCAACGTGGCAACAAGGATATGGCCCACAAG GAATGTGGGTGCCAGCAGGACAGGCTATTG GTGGCTATGGCCCACCCCCTGCGGGCAGAGgagccccacccccgcccccacccttCACCTCCTACATCGTATCCACACCGCCTGGAGGCTTCCCCCCACCACAGGGCTTCCCACAGGGCTATGGTGCTCCACCACAGTTCA GTTTTGGCTACggtcctccacccccaccccctgatcAGTTTGCTCCTCCAGGGGTCCCCCCTCCACCTGCCACCCCAGGGGCTGCCCCGCTGGCCTTCCCACCACCTCCGTCTCAGGCTGCCCCAGACATGAGCAAACCCCCAGCAGCCCAGCCGGACTTCCCCTATGGTCAGTATG CAGGTTACGGGCAGGACTTGAGCGGCTTTGGCCAGGGCTTCTCGGACCCCAGCCAGCAGCCACCCTCCTATGGGGGTCCCTCTGTGCCGGGCTCAGGGGGTCCCCCCGCTGGCGGCAGTGGCTTCGGACGCGGGCAGAACCACAACGTGCAGGGCTTCCATCCCTACCGGCGCTAG
- the Dazap1 gene encoding DAZ-associated protein 1 isoform X2 produces the protein MNSAGADEIGKLFVGGLDWSTTQETLRSYFSQYGEVVDSVIMKDKTTNQSRGFGFVKFKDPNCVGTVLASRPHTLDGRNIDPKPCTPRGMQPERTRPKEGWQKGPRSDSSKSNKIFVGGIPHNCGETELREYFKKFGVVTEVVMIYDAEKQRPRGFGFITFEDEQSVDQAVNMHFHDIMGKKVEVKRAEPRDSKNQAPGQPGASQWGSRVAPSAANGWAGQPPPTWQQGYGPQGMWVPAGQAIGGYGPPPAGRGAPPPPPPFTSYIVSTPPGGFPPPQGFPQGYGAPPQFSFGYGPPPPPPDQFAPPGVPPPPATPGAAPLAFPPPPSQAAPDMSKPPAAQPDFPYGQYAGYGQDLSGFGQGFSDPSQQPPSYGGPSVPGSGGPPAGGSGFGRGQNHNVQGFHPYRR, from the exons GAAGCTCTTTGTGGGCGGCCTGGACTGGAGTACCACTCAAG AGACTCTACGCAGCTACTTTTCCCAATATGGTGAGGTTGTGGATTCTGTCATCATGAAAGATAAAACCACCAACCAGTCTCGAGGCTTTGGATTTGTCAAGTTTAAAGACCCCAATTGTGTGGGGACAGTGCTGGCCAGCAGACCACACACCCTAGATGGCCGGAAT ATTGATCCGAAGCCATGCACACCTCGGGGGATGCAGCCAGAGCGAACAAGGCCCAAGGAAGGCTGG CAGAAAGGACCCAGGAGCGACAGCAGCAAATCCAACAAGATTTTTGTTGGGGGCATTCCCCACAACTGCGGCGAGACGGAGCTCAGGGAATACTTCAAGAAGTTTGGAGTG GTCACAGAGGTGGTTATGATCTATGATGCAGAGAAGCAGCGGCCTCGAG GTTTTGGATTTATTACTTTCGAGGACGAACAATCAGTGGACCAGGCTGTCAACATGCATTTTCACGACATCATGGGCAAAAAA GTGGAGGTTAAACGGGCTGAACCTCGGGACAGCAAAAACCAagcaccaggacagccaggagccaGCCAGTGGGGCAGCCGAGTGGCACCCAGTGCAGCCAACGGCTGGGCAGGCCAACCCCCACCAACGTGGCAACAAGGATATGGCCCACAAG GAATGTGGGTGCCAGCAGGACAGGCTATTG GTGGCTATGGCCCACCCCCTGCGGGCAGAGgagccccacccccgcccccacccttCACCTCCTACATCGTATCCACACCGCCTGGAGGCTTCCCCCCACCACAGGGCTTCCCACAGGGCTATGGTGCTCCACCACAGTTCA GTTTTGGCTACggtcctccacccccaccccctgatcAGTTTGCTCCTCCAGGGGTCCCCCCTCCACCTGCCACCCCAGGGGCTGCCCCGCTGGCCTTCCCACCACCTCCGTCTCAGGCTGCCCCAGACATGAGCAAACCCCCAGCAGCCCAGCCGGACTTCCCCTATGGTCAGTATG CAGGTTACGGGCAGGACTTGAGCGGCTTTGGCCAGGGCTTCTCGGACCCCAGCCAGCAGCCACCCTCCTATGGGGGTCCCTCTGTGCCGGGCTCAGGGGGTCCCCCCGCTGGCGGCAGTGGCTTCGGACGCGGGCAGAACCACAACGTGCAGGGCTTCCATCCCTACCGGCGCTAG